From a single Raphanus sativus cultivar WK10039 chromosome 3, ASM80110v3, whole genome shotgun sequence genomic region:
- the LOC108830427 gene encoding protein NARROW LEAF 1, translating to MTLGGWGQRLIQAVSSESEDSALDLERTHHCNHNMSLPSSSSPSPLHPFTLNTQHAESNAPYFSWPTLTRLNDAVQDRANYFGHLQKGVLPEIVGRLPSGQQATTLLELMTIRAFHSKILRRFSLGTAVGFRITHGVLTNTPAILVFVARKVHRQWLNPMQCLPSALEGPGGVWCDVDVVEFQYYGAPAATPKEQVYNELVDGLRGSDPCIGSGSQVASQETYGTLGAIVKSRTGNHQVGFLTNRHVAVDLDYPSQKMFHPLPPSLGPGVYLGAVERATSFITDDLWYGLFAGTNPETFVRADGAFIPFAEDFDTSNVTTVIKGIGEIGNVQAIDLQSPIDSLIGKQVVKVGRSSGYTKGTVMAYALEYNDEKGICFLTDFLVIGENQQTFDLEGDSGSLILLTGPNGQRPRPVGIIWGGTANRGRLKLIAGREPENWTSGVDLGRLLDLLELDLITSNHELEAAAREERNNTTSLTGFDSTVSQSSPPDPVPSGDKQDENFEPFVPPEFHIEEAIKTRPEVEEHLFIAPLLFTSSGSKGEEKHKVDDLVALKNSSDEEDDSVSLHLGEPKLKKQKFSLGEATNYM from the exons ATGACTTTGGGAGGTTGGGGTCAGAGACTCATCCAAGCAGTATCCTCTGAATCAGAGGACTCTGCTTTGGACTTAGAGAGAACCCATCACTGTAACCACAACATGAGTCTTCCATCATCTTCAAGCCCTTCTCCTCTTCACCCATTCACGCTCAACACCCAGCACGCAGAGAGCAATGCCCCTTACTTCTCCTGGCCTACCCTCACCCGCCTTAACGACGCTGTACAAGACCGAGCCAACTACTTTGGTCATCTCCAGAAAGGTGTTTTGCCTGAAATCGTTGGGAGGCTGCCTTCAGGACAGCAAGCCACCACCCTGCTTGAGCTCATGACTATCAGAGCGTTTCATAGTAAGATCTTACGCCGGTTTAGCCTCGGTACTGCAGTTGGGTTCCGGATAACTCACGGCGTGTTAACGAATACTCCAGCGATACTTGTGTTTGTTGCTAGGAAAGTCCATAGGCAATGGCTGAATCCAATGCAGTGCCTTCCTTCTGCTCTTGAG GGTCCTGGTGGGGTATGGTGCGATGTAGATGTTGTGGAGTTCCAATATTATGGTGCACCTGCTGCTACCCCAAAGGAACAGGTTTATAATGAACTTGTAGATGGCTTGAGAGGAAGTGATCCCTGCATTGGCTCTGGCTCTCAg GTAGCAAGCCAAGAAACGTATGGAACGTTGGGAGCTATAGTGAAAAGCAGAACGGGTAACCATCAGGTTGGTTTCCTTACTAACCGGCACGTGGCAGTTGATTTGGACTATCCAAGCCAGAAAATGTTTCACCCTTTACCTCCAAGCCTTGGACCTGGTGTCTACCTCGGTGCAGTTGAGAGAGCTACATCTTTCATCACAGATGACCTGTGGTACGGCCTATTTGCTGGTACAAATCCAG AAACATTTGTGAGAGCAGATGGTGCTTTTATTCCATTTGCGGAAGATTTCGATACGAGCAATGTAACCACGGTGATAAAGGGTATAGGTGAGATAGGCAACGTACAAGCCATAGACTTGCAGTCTCCGATTGATAGTCTCATTGGGAAACAAGTTGTGAAAGTTGGAAGAAGCTCTGGGTACACCAAGGGAACTGTGATGGCTTATGCATTGGAGTACAACGACGAGAAAGGGATCTGTTTCCTCACGGACTTTCTGGTGATCGGTGAGAACCAGCAGACTTTTGACCTTGAAGGTGACAGTGGAAGCCTTATACTGTTAACGGGTCCGAACGGTCAGAGGCCACGACCGGTTGGGATCATTTGGGGAGGGACTGCTAACAGAGGAAGACTGAAACTAATAGCGGGTCGAGAGCCTGAGAACTGGACGAGTGGAGTTGATCTTGGTCGGCTTTTGGATCTTTTGGAGCTTGATCTCATCACATCTAACCATGAGCTTGAAG CTGCTgcaagagaagagagaaacaaCACTACTTCGCTTACAGGCTTTGATTCAACGGTTAGCCAGTCATCCCCACCTGACCCGGTTCCCTCAGGAGACAAGCAAGATGAAAACTTTGAGCCGTTTGTCCCGCCTGAGTTTCACATAGAAGAGGCTATCAAAACGAGACCTGAAGTAGAGGAGCATCTCTTCATTGCTCCTTTGTTGTTTACTTCTTCTGGTAGTAAAGGGGAAGAGAAACATAAAGTTGATGATCTTGTCGCTTTAAAGAACAGTTCAGATGAAGAGGATGATAGCGTATCGTTGCATTTAGGTGAGCCTAAACTAAAGAAACAAAAGTTTTCATTAGGTGAAGCCACAAATTATATGTAA
- the LOC108830425 gene encoding protein HAIKU1-like encodes MDRPQENDHYLGVNKIGKNIRKSPLHQPQPSCAAHANLAAADAAARPQAQPQVYNINRNDFRSIVQQLTGSPSPESLHRPLPPQNNNSPKPQNTRLQRIRPPPLTQINRPAMASLQQHHPHCLIRPPPPQGRMPQGIQQQQQQPMMGHGDQFWSNTAESPVSEYMRYLQSPFGDAGPSGNQMQPGHGHRPYMSAQPQSQPQPYMPGHEHRPYMPAQPQPYMPGHEHGPYMPAQSQPQPYMPAQPQLQPQPEPYMMSGSQPQMNMQGCQYPPPPPGLFPSPVPPNLPLPQFNDPVPVTPSLPSPSFNQMYGGLPSPQYNGFGFGQPHSPTSQSALPSLPTSYPNMLSPRSPGVQYPQPLTPNFSFSQLDQSGSLGPGAGSGPPQPPPPPPGLFPVPSPRWGDY; translated from the coding sequence ATGGATAGGCCTCAAGAGAATGATCACTATTTGGGTGTGAATAAGATCGGGAAGAACATCAGAAAGAGTCCTCTCCACCAACCCCAACCAAGTTGCGCTGCGCATGCTAACTTAGCCGCTGCGGATGCTGCTGCGAGGCCTCAAGCGCAGCCTCAGGTTTACAACATTAACAGGAACGACTTCAGGAGTATTGTTCAGCAGCTAACTGGCTCTCCATCGCCTGAGAGCCTCCATCGGCCGCTGCCTCCTCAGAACAACAACTCGCCAAAGCCTCAGAATACTCGTTTGCAGAGGATTAGACCACCACCGTTGACGCAGATAAACAGGCCTGCGATGGCTTCTCTACAACAACATCATCCTCACTGCTTAATCAGACCTCCTCCACCCCAAGGGCGTATGCCACAAGgcatacaacaacaacaacaacaaccaatgATGGGTCACGGGGATCAGTTTTGGTCTAATACAGCTGAGTCTCCCGTCTCAGAGTATATGCGTTATCTTCAAAGTCCATTTGGCGATGCAGGTCCTAGTGGTAACCAAATGCAGCCAGGTCACGGACATCGGCCTTATATGTCAGCTCAGCCTCAGTCTCAACCTCAACCATATATGCCAGGTCATGAACATCGGCCATATATGCCGGCTCAACCTCAGCCGTATATGCCAGGTCACGAACATGGGCCTTATATGCCGGCTCAGTCTCAACCTCAGCCATATATGCCAGCTCAGCCTCAGCTTCAACCTCAGCCAGAGCCATATATGATGTCTGGATCGCAACCTCAAATGAATATGCAAGGGTGTCAgtatccaccaccaccaccggggTTATTTCCTAGCCCAGTGCCTCCTAATCTTCCTCTCCCTCAGTTCAACGATCCTGTACCTGTGACACCCTCTCTGCCCTCTCCAAGTTTCAACCAGATGTACGGTGGTTTGCCTTCTCCTCAGTATAACGGTTTCGGGTTCGGACAACCGCACTCACCTACATCTCAGTCTGCTCTACCATCTCTTCCTACCAGTTATCCAAACATGTTGTCTCCTAGATCACCAGGAGTTCAGTATCCTCAACCACTCACGCCAAACTTCTCGTTTTCACAACTAGATCAATCGGGAAGTCTTGGACCCGGTGCAGGTTCAGGTCCTCCTCAGCCGCCTCCACCTCCACCAGGACTCTTCCCAGTCCCAAGTCCAAGATGGGGTGATTACTAG
- the LOC108830426 gene encoding serine/threonine-protein kinase STE20 produces MDRQFDKDNMDQAKGYGHVRYTAPPDPRSEGIGSMNPRFSHDSSTNVNMNVRPPDYGISTPARPVLNYSIQTGEEFAFEFMRDRVIMKPQFVPNMYSEPPGGMPVSVNLSAMGMVLPMSESVSNTTVLNAAEKRHTFEQERKPPSRNEDKSYHELVQSAPVISSRNDTGQRVHSLVSSRASDISLNQAKFLCSFGGRIIPRPRDQKLRYVGGETRIIRISKDISFQELMRKMSEMFPEVRTIKYQLPGEDLDALVSVSSDEDLQNMMEECNVFGSGGSDKPRMFLLSSSDIEEGQFGMEAAEGDSEVQYVVAVNGMDLSSRKSSLGITAPGNNLDELHRNTDREVSQAATEPAVALVAPLAGNESSLAGQISQPVAGFSTGNEPFSQPYLGQQVSFTGLGNHQVYTSAHMASIGYIDEKGSAPLHVQPQPHYIPYSVNPETPLQSVAPHYPHKPEQGVLHDERIFHVQDPEASSKEAKMRRDDSFKKVNDSANVSTVETNLSAKEPKMMRESSIPRVSEYSISSTSGDLIVPDRVLKEETPVATQISDSTPDPSISACQEKNPRKSQDHVENNVSAKEPKMKYSISSVSSDSMVPDHTFKEEAPISMKISNSTPDSSSFVYPERSLKTPQEYVPKTAALDTENEGKKINQDNQFSLPGRISPSGLVTSVGDSSNVSNVDQPAIHQRVFHSERIPRDIAESKRLSKSDDSLGSQFVMAKSTSDAFLPISESAETFHEANMESQNVHSSAPVRPAPESLWKAEGSISQSEKRNLEPSAPEHVSHSEASVKAVPRGHIENGDIVVDINDRFPRDFLADILKVKESLSFPGLGPLHADGAGVSLNVQNLDPKNWSYFRNLAQDEFERKDLSLMDQDHPGFPTSLTNTDGVPIDYSYPPLQSGKVAPTRLNPQIHFDENIQPHVSTAAVADSRTADTQENYGQSQFKGAESTDANVNTGVPLIDLVAEDSSLRSLQVIKNDDLEELKELGSGTFGTVYHGKWRGTDVAIKRIKKSCFIGRSSEQERLTSEFWHEAEILSKLHHPNVMAFYGVVRDGPGGTLATVTEYMVNGSLRHVLLSNRQIDRRKRLIIAMDAAFGMEYLHSKNIVHFDLKCDNLLVNLKDPARPICKVGDFGLSKIKRNTLVSGGVRGTLPWMAPELLSGSSSKVSEKVDVFSFGIVLWEILTGEEPYANMHYGAIIGGIVNNTLRPTVPSYCDPEWRMLMEQCWAPDPFVRPSFPEIARRLRTMSSAAKAHATNHQIHK; encoded by the exons ATGGATAGACAATTTGATAAAGATAACATGGATCAAGCGAAGGGTTATGGACACGTTCGGTATACTGCCCCCCCTGACCCTAGGAGTGAGGGGATTGGCTCTATGAATCCAAGGTTTTCTCACGATTCTTCTACTAACGTTAACATGAATGTACGACCTCCAGATTATGGTATTTCGACTCCTGCTCGGCCAGTGCTGAACTACTCCATACAGACTGGTGAAGAATTTGCTTTTGAGTTTATGAGAGATAGGGTGATTATGAAACCGCAGTTCGTACCCAATATGTACAGTGAGCCGCCCGGTGGTATGCCTGTTTCGGTTAATTTAAGTGCTATGGGGATGGTTCTTCCGATGTCAGAGAGTGTTTCTAACACCACGGTGCTTAACGCAGCAGAGAAACGCCATACCTTTGAGCAAGAGAGAAAACCCCCCTCTAGAAATGAAGATAAGAGCTACCATGAGCTGGTCCAGTCAGCCCCGGTTATTTCTTCTAGAAATGACACTGGTCAAAGGGTTCATAGTTTGGTTTCTTCTAGAGCTTCTGATATCTCTTTGAACCAGGCAAAGTTCTTGTGCAGTTTTGGTGGTAGAATCATACCTCGCCCCAGAGATCAGAAACTTAGATATGTAGGCGGTGAAACGCGTATCATACGGATTAGCAAGGATATTTCTTTCCAAGAACTCATGCGTAAAATGTCAGAGATGTTCCCTGAAGTGCGTACCATAAAATATCAGCTGCCAGGCGAGGATCTCGATGCCTTAGTCTCTGTATCTTCTGATGAGGATTTACAAAACATGATGGAGGAATGTAATGTGTTTGGTAGTGGAGGATCTGACAAGCCCAGGATGTTCTTGCTTTCAAGCAGTGATATAGAGGAAGGTCAGTTCGGTATGGAAGCTGCCGAGGGCGATTCTGAGGTTCAGTATGTTGTTGCTGTCAATGGGATGGATCTTAGTTCACGTAAAAGTTCCCTTGGCATAACTGCTCCAGGGAACAATTTGGATGAACTACACAGGAATACTGACAGGGAGGTCAGTCAAGCTGCCACAGAACCAGCAGTAGCTTTGGTTGCTCCCTTGGCTGGTAATGAGTCTTCATTAGCGGGACAAATTTCCCAACCTGTGGCAGGTTTCTCTACTGGAAATGAACCATTTTCACAGCCTTATCTAGGACAGCAAGTGTCCTTCACCGGACTTGGTAACCACCAAGTTTACACATCAGCTCACATGGCAAGCATAGGCTATATAGATGAGAAGGGGTCTGCTCCTTTGCATGTTCAACCACAGCCTCATTATATCCCTTATTCTGTGAATCCTGAAACGCCTCTTCAAAGTGTGGCGCCTCACTATCCACATAAACCTGAGCAAGGAGTTTTGCATGATGAGCGGATCTTTCATGTACAAGATCCAGAAGCTTCATCAAAAGAGGCCAAAATGAGAAGAGATGACTCATTTAAGAAGGTAAATGATTCTGCTAATGTATCTACTGTCGAGACCAATCTTTCAGCAAAAGAACCAAAGATGATGAGAGAATCCTCAATCCCAAGGGTCAGTGAGTATTCCATTTCCTCTACGTCTGGTGATTTGATAGTCCCAGATCGCGTCCTGAAGGAAGAAACTCCAGTTGCCACACAAATATCCGATTCAACACCAGATCCAAGTATCTCAGCTTGTCAAGAGAAGAATCCTAGAAAATCCCAGGATCATGTTGAGAACAATGTTTCAGCAAAGGAGCCAAAGATGAAGTATTCCATCTCCTCTGTATCAAGTGATTCTATGGTCCCAGATCACACCTTCAAGGAAGAAGCTCCTATTTCCATGAAAATATCCAACTCCACACCAGATTCAAGTTCCTTTGTTTATCCCGAAAGAAGCCTCAAAACACCCCAGGAATATGTTCCGAAAACGGCTGCGTTAGATACAGAAAATGAAGGCAAAAAAATCAATCAGGACAACCAATTTTCTCTGCCTGGGAGAATCTCTCCATCGGGGCTTGTTACTTCAGTTGGTGATTCATCGAATGTGAGTAATGTCGACCAGCCGGCGATTCATCAAAGGGTTTTTCATTCTGAGCGCATTCCACGAGATATAGCAGAAAGTAAACGTTTGTCTAAATCTGATGATTCCCTTGGTTCTCAGTTTGTAATGGCTAAGTCAACTTCAGATGCATTCCTACCTATCAGCGAATCAGCTGAAACTTTTCATGAAGCAAATATGGAGTCCCAGAATGTTCATTCTAGCGCACCAGTAAGACCAGCTCCTGAAAGCCTCTGGAAAGCCGAGGGTAGTATCTCACAATCTGAAAAAAGGAACTTGGAACCTAGCGCCCCAGAGCACGTAAGTCATTCAGAGGCTTCAGTTAAGGCTGTTCCACGAGGACACATAGAGAACGGCGATATAGTTGTTGATATCAATGACAGGTTTCCTCGTGATTTTCTAGCTGATATATTGAAAGTGAAAGAGTCTCTAAGCTTCCCTGGATTAGGGCCATTGCATGCTGATGGAGCTGGAGTGAGTTTAAATGTTCAGAATCTTGACCCTAAAAATTGGTCGTATTTTCGAAATTTGGCGCAGGATGAGTTTGAGAGGAAGGATCTATCCCTTATGGATCAGGATCACCCTGGATTTCCCACTTCCCTGACTAATACCGATGGAGTTCCTATTGATTATAGCTACCCACCATTGCAATCTGGGAAAGTTGCTCCAACTCGGTTGAATCCACAAATCCACTTTGATGAGAATATCCAGCCGCATGTGTCAACTGCTGCCGTAGCTGATTCGAGAACAGCAGACACACAAGAAAATTACGGTCAGTCACAGTTCAAAGGTGCTGAAAGCACAGATGCAAATGTG AATACTGGAGTTCCTCTTATTGACCTTGTCGCTGAGGACAGTAGCCTCAGGTCTCTGCAG GTCATTAAAAATGACGACTTGGAAGAACTGAAGGAACTAGGTTCTGGTACCTTCGGAACTGTTTACCATGGAAAATGGAGGGGTACAGATGTTGCTATCAAGCGAATAAAAAAGAGCTGTTTCATTGGTCGTTCATCTGAACAAGAGAGACTG ACCTCGGAGTTCTGGCATGAAGCTGAAATTCTTTCCAAGCTACATCATCCAAATGTTATGGCATTCTACGGCGTAGTGAGAGATGGGCCAGGAGGGACTTTAGCTACAGTGACAGAGTACATGGTCAATGGATCGCTTAGACATGTTCTGCTCAGCAACAG GCAGATTGATCGACGTAAGCGACTCATCATTGCAATGGATGCAGCTTTCGGAATGGAGTATTTGCACTCAAAGAACATAGTGCATTTCGATTTGAAGTGTGACAACTTGCTTGTCAACTTAAAGGATCCCGCCCGTCCAATATGCAAG GTTGGTGATTTTGGTTTGTCAAAGATTAAAAGAAACACTCTGGTCAGCGGTGGTGTAAGAGGAACCCTCCCTTGGATGGCTCCCGAACTACTTAGTGGCAGCAGTAGCAAAGTTTCTGAAAAG GTCGATGTGTTCTCTTTCGGTATCGTCTTGTGGGAAATTCTTACTGGTGAGGAACCCTACGCCAATATGCATTACGGTGCAATCATCG GAGGCATAGTGAACAATACACTGAGACCAACCGTGCCAAGCTACTGTGACCCGGAATGGAGGATGCTGATGGAGCAGTGTTGGGCTCCTGATCCATTTGTTCGACCTTCCTTCCCAGAGATAGCGAGACGTCTCCGCACTATGTCCTCTGCGGCAAAAGCCCACGCCACCAATCACCAAATCCACAAGTAA
- the LOC108830417 gene encoding uncharacterized protein LOC108830417 — MHRRVKETNEDDEVRKDFTRRRSRLRLLVSEYLDEATMELPLLSYTNSASFSRTGLCSSSSSSSSSTSISDFLERKRILRMTFNGGETSRSVKASAGRSSEGIEKTDGGGGEARQFALVLPWRSLHLIVASSIGEELFYRVAVQGALSDMFLRGTQLMTDSRGMAALTGVFPPFVPFAQAFAAVITATFTGSLYFLAASPKDPIYIVAPVLRSRRDDFKKLLSAWYEKRLMKKIYYPLLEGLLSLYLGVEWVQTYNILAPMMTHGIYSGVILGHGLWKIHDHRRRLRRRIERIRSETTDEQF; from the exons ATGCACAGAAGAGTGAAAGAGACAAATGAAGACGACGAAGTACGGAAGGACTTCACCCGCCGGAGATCACGACTGAGATTATTAGTCTCCGAGTACCTCGACGAAGCGACAATGGAGCTTCCGTTACTCTCTTACACCAACTCAGCCTCGTTTTCTCGGACAGGCTTatgctcttcttcctcttcatcctcctcctcaACTAGTATTAGTGACTTCTTGGAGAGAAAAAGGATCTTGAGAATGACATTCAATGGTGGAGAAACGTCAAGAAGCGTTAAAGCTTCCGCTGGACGAAGCAGTGAAGGTATCGAGAAGACAGACGGCGGCGGAGGAGAAGCAAGACAGTTCGCTCTGGTCCTGCCATGGAGGTCACTACACTTGATCGTGGCCAGTTCCATAGGAGAAGAGCTCTTTTACCGTGTTGCTGTGCAG GGTGCTCTGTCCGATATGTTCTTGAGAGGAACACAACTGATGACAGATTCTAGAGGCATGGCAGCTCTG ACCGGAGTCTTTCCTCCATTTGTACCATTTGCTCAAGCATTTGCAGCTGTGATCACCGCAACATTCACAGGCTCCCTCTACTTTCTTGCTGCTTCTCCCAAAG ACCCGATATACATTGTTGCCCCAGTCCTCAGATCACGCCGAGATGATTTTAAGAAGCTTTTGTCAG CTTGGTACGAGAAGAGACTTATGAAGAAGATTTACTATCCTCTCCTTGAAGGACTATTATCCCTCTACCTTGGTGTTGAATGGGTTCAG ACGTATAATATTTTAGCGCCCATGATGACGCATGGTATATACTCGGGGGTAATATTAGGGCATGGGCTGTGGAAAATTCACGATCACCGTAGAAGGTTACGTCGGAGAATTGAACGGATTAGGTCGGAGACCACTGATGAGCAGTTTTAA
- the LOC108830418 gene encoding multiple organellar RNA editing factor 6, mitochondrial-like yields MAKTLSRSTASRVANRFFSTSRAPAPPPPPPPVPSQSNIISHRSSPTLFQAVGSTLLNDILQTQKIRPRVVHRSRGSHSTRESRSRFSGRPSTEMTPLPSGCDYKHWLIVIDKPGGYNANKEQMIDCYVQTLAKIVGSEEEAKRKIYNVSCEKYFAFGCEIDEETSNRLKGIPGVLYVVPDSYVDREYKDYGGELFVNGEVVPRPPERQRRIVRFTTIEDIPRPNDRTRNVRGERESML; encoded by the exons ATGGCGAAAACCCTCTCCCGCTCCACCGCCTCGCGAGTGGCTAATCGTTTCTTCTCCACCTCCAGAGCCCccgctcctcctcctcctcctcctccggttcCTTCTCAATCTAACATCATCTCTCATCGATCCTCGCCGACTCTGTTCCAAGCCGTCGGATCAACCCTTCTGAACGACATCCTACAGACGCAGAAGATCCGGCCCCGAGTAGTGCATAGGTCCCGTGGATCGCATTCAACCCGCGAGTCCAGATCCAGATTCAGCGGCCGACCATCTACTGAAATGACGCCGCTACCTTCTGGCTGCGACTACAAGCATTGGCTCATCGTCATAGACAAGCCCGGCGGATATAATGCTAACAAAGAGCAAATGATCGATTGCTATGTTCAAACCCTAGCCAAAATTGTCGGCAG TGAGGAAGAAGCTAAGAGGAAGATATATAACGTTTCTTGCGAGAAGTATTTTGCATTTGGCTGTGAGATCGATGAGGAGACATCAAACAGACTTAAAG GAATTCCTGGTGTTCTGTACGTGGTTCCGGACTCTTATGTTGATCGAGAGTACAAAGACTACGGAG GTGAGTTGTTTGTGAACGGAGAAGTAGTTCCGCGCCCTCCAGAGAGACAGAGGAGGATTGTGAGGTTCACGACTATAGAAGATATACCGAGGCCCAATGACCGAACCAGAAATGTccggggagagagagagagcatgcTTTAA
- the LOC108830412 gene encoding novel plant SNARE 11 — MVDVSAVSEELAELEGQINDIFRALSNGFQKLEKIKDANRQSRQLEELTDKMRDCKSLIKDFDREVKSLESGNDANTNRMLNDRRQSMVKELNSYVALKKKYSSNLASNNKRVDLFDGPAEDHMEENVLLASNMSNQELMNKGNSMMDDTDQAIERGKKIVLETINVGTDTSAALKAQTDQMSRVVNELDSIHFSLKKASKLVKEIGRQVATDKCIMAFLFLIVIGVIAIIIVKIVNPNNKDIRDIPGLGLAPPAMNRRLLWNHY, encoded by the exons ATGGTGGATGTATCGGCGGTTAGCGAAGAGCTGGCTGAGCTCGAAGGACAAATCAATGACATCTTCCGTGCTCTGTC AAATGGATTCCAGAAGCTGGAGAAGATCAAAGATGCTAATAGGCAGAGTAGGCAGCTCGAAGAGCTCACTGATAAAATGCGTGACTGCAAGAG CCTTATTAAAGATTTCGATAGGGAAGTCAAAAGCTTGGAAAGTGGAAACGATGCCAACACTAACCGGATGCTGAACGATAGACGTCAATCTATG GTTAAGGAACTAAACTCATATGTTGCTCTTAAGAAGAA ATATTCATCCAATCTGGCAAGCAATAACAAGCGAGTAGATCTTTTCGATGGACCTGCTGAAGACCACATGGAAGAGAATGTCTTACTTGCTTCAA ACATGTCCAATCAAGAACTAATGAATAAAGGAAACTCCATGATGGATGACACTGATCAAGCAATTGAAAGGGGGAAAAAG ATTGTTCTGGAGACTATAAATGTGGGAACAGATACTTCAGCAGCTCTCAAGGCTCAG ACCGACCAAATGAGTAGAGTCGTCAATGAACTTGATTCTATCCATTTCTCACTCAAGAAGGCCTCCAAGCTGGTCAAGGAAATTGGTAGGCAG GTTGCCACAGACAAATGTATTATGGCATTCCTTTTCCTTATTGTCATTGGTGTAATAGCCATCATCATCGTCAAG ATTGTGAACCCAAACAACAAAGACATCCGTGACATACCTGGCCTAGGCCTAGCTCCCCCAGCCATGAACAGACGTTTACTCTGGAACCATtactga
- the LOC108830413 gene encoding glycine cleavage system H protein 2, mitochondrial — SFQKVIFYGTKEKKKANLPNPFLVKSSSSIIIIRRSVSALTLSTSLSVTVVFCALRSPRTKKMAARFLWASRAASHLRISIAQRGFSSVVLKDLKYAESHEWVKIDGNKATFGITDHAQDHLGDVVYVELPDLGRSVSQGESFGAVESVKATSDINSPVSGKVVEVNEVLSESPGLVNTSPYEEGWIIKVELSDAGEVEKLMDSDKYSKFCEEEDAKH, encoded by the exons TCATTTCAGAAAGTGATATTTTatggaacaaaagaaaaaaaaaaagcaaacctACCAAACCCTTTTCTCGTAAAGAGTAGTAGtagtataataataataaggcGGTCGGTGAGTGCACTCACTCTTTCTACCTCTCTCTCTGTCACTGTTGTTTTCTGTGCTTTGAGATCTCCACGAACAAAAAAAATGGCTGCAAGATTCTTGTGGGCTTCCAGGGCTGCTTCTCATCTAAGGATCTCCATCGCCCAACGAGGGTTTTCTTCAG TGGTTTTGAAGGATCTGAAGTATGCTGAATCACATGAATGGGTGAAGATTGATGGGAACAAAGCGACCTTTGGTATAACGGATCACGCTCAGGACCACTTGGGTGATGTGGTCTATGTTGAGTTGCCTGACTTGGGGAGATCGGTGTCACAAGGTGAGAGTTTTGGAGCGGTTGAGAGTGTGAAAGCTACCAGTGATATCAATTCTCCCGTCTCCGGTAAGGTGGTCGAAGTCAATGAGGTGCTGTCCGAGTCCCCTGGATTG GTGAACACGAGCCCGTATGAAGAAGGATGGATCATAAAGGTGGAGCTGAGTGATGCAGGCGAGGTAGAGAAGTTGATGGATTCTGACAAGTACTCCAAGTTCTGCGAAGAAGAAGACGCCAAGCACTGa